A genome region from Flavobacteriales bacterium includes the following:
- a CDS encoding MBL fold metallo-hydrolase encodes MNLHTIHSGNFKLDGGAMFGVVPKSLWSRTNPADEHNMCPWSMRLLLIEDGDRLMLVDTGIGDKQSEKFFSHYYLFGDHSLDGSLKAAGFSRDDITDVFLTHLHFDHVGGAIQRAASGKDHYEPAFKNATFWSNERHWKWATEPNDREKASFLTENIIPIQESGQLKFIERGTNDRSIGVFPGMDVLFFDGHTDSQMIPIIAHKGTKLVFMADLLPSTGHIPLPYVMGYDTQPLKTLEERKSFFPEIAGNEYVLFLEHDFYNDCCTLQMSEKGPRMRETFALNDL; translated from the coding sequence ATGAATTTACATACTATTCACTCCGGAAACTTTAAGCTCGATGGAGGAGCCATGTTTGGCGTAGTACCCAAAAGCCTTTGGTCACGTACGAATCCGGCCGACGAGCACAACATGTGCCCCTGGAGTATGCGCCTATTACTGATCGAGGACGGAGATCGTTTAATGCTCGTTGACACAGGCATCGGAGACAAACAGAGCGAGAAGTTTTTCAGTCATTACTACTTGTTTGGAGATCACTCACTCGATGGCAGTCTTAAAGCCGCCGGATTCTCCCGCGATGACATTACCGATGTTTTCCTGACTCATTTGCACTTCGACCATGTGGGGGGAGCCATACAACGTGCCGCTTCAGGCAAGGATCATTATGAGCCAGCATTCAAGAACGCTACCTTTTGGAGCAACGAGCGCCATTGGAAATGGGCAACCGAACCCAATGATCGTGAAAAGGCCAGTTTTTTGACCGAGAACATCATTCCAATTCAGGAGAGCGGGCAGCTCAAGTTCATCGAACGCGGTACCAATGATAGATCAATTGGAGTTTTCCCCGGAATGGACGTTTTATTCTTCGACGGCCACACCGATAGTCAAATGATCCCGATCATCGCCCACAAGGGCACCAAACTCGTCTTTATGGCAGACCTACTACCCTCAACCGGTCATATACCTCTACCCTACGTCATGGGTTACGACACACAGCCCTTGAAAACACTTGAAGAACGTAAGAGTTTCTTCCCAGAAATTGCGGGAAACGAATATGTGTTGTTCTTGGAGCATGACTTCTATAATGACTGCTGCACTCTGCAAATGTCCGAGAAGGGTCCAAGGATGAGGGAGACCTTTGCGCTAAACGACCTTTAG
- a CDS encoding gliding motility-associated C-terminal domain-containing protein: protein MVSWFIKGQIQSTGGNYEPQIDGDTSFVLEMVHTAPNCIDTLTEFIDYSVPQIDPDPLVQLDDEGCYTHLTIDLLGADLLEYYSLSGGELISPNVLQFPFVEEGVPIDICYVFNEGADANGNYPCPKDTICETLFGTGIKDPLMMPNAFSPNGDGMFDELIVENECLGEVRLKIVNRWRNVVLQKSIAPQGELTWNGKVDNTGQEVPEGTYFYILELNGSVYSSGTVNLFR from the coding sequence TTCAATCGACCGGAGGTAATTATGAACCGCAGATCGATGGCGATACGAGCTTTGTCCTTGAAATGGTTCATACGGCTCCCAATTGTATCGACACTTTGACTGAATTCATTGATTATTCAGTGCCTCAAATAGACCCTGATCCGTTAGTACAATTAGACGACGAAGGTTGTTACACTCACCTTACAATAGATTTGTTGGGAGCCGATCTTCTAGAATACTATTCCTTGAGCGGTGGAGAATTGATTTCGCCAAACGTCCTACAATTTCCTTTTGTTGAAGAAGGTGTTCCAATAGACATATGCTACGTATTCAACGAAGGAGCAGATGCAAATGGCAACTACCCCTGCCCTAAAGACACGATTTGCGAAACCCTCTTTGGAACTGGAATCAAAGACCCATTGATGATGCCGAATGCCTTTTCGCCAAACGGTGACGGCATGTTCGATGAACTGATTGTAGAAAATGAATGCCTCGGAGAGGTTCGCTTAAAGATCGTGAATCGCTGGAGAAATGTGGTTTTACAAAAGTCTATAGCTCCACAGGGTGAATTGACATGGAATGGAAAAGTTGACAATACCGGACAAGAAGTTCCTGAGGGAACGTATTTTTATATCTTGGAATTGAACGGGTCCGTTTATAGCTCGGGAACCGTGAACCTCTTTAGATAA